From the genome of Callithrix jacchus isolate 240 chromosome 7, calJac240_pri, whole genome shotgun sequence, one region includes:
- the NASP gene encoding nuclear autoantigenic sperm protein isoform X5, with protein sequence MATESTAAAAELVSADNLDVDSEAKKLLGLGQKHLVMGDIPAAVNAFQEAASLLGKKYGETANECGEAFFFYGKSLLELARMENGVLGNALEGVHVEEEEGEKTEDESLVENNDNIDEEAREELREQVYDAMGEKEEAKKTEDKSLAKPETDKEQESEMEKGGREDMEISESAVEPQEKVDLTLDRLTETSEEAKGGAAPEGPNEAEVPSGKPEQEVPDAEEEQSVSGTDVQEEYREKGGQEKQGEVIVSVEEKPNEVSEERPVVTLEKQGTAVEVEAESLDPTAKPVDVGGDEPEEKVVTSDNDAGKAVLEQLVGQEVPSAEELPEVTAEATKAGSEPGQEATVLPKDGAISGPSAVGDQISVEPQASIERQTEIKDGSGLEEKVRAKLVPSQEETKLSVEEFEAAGNWVDTKVAQGATEKSPEDKVQIAANEETQEREEQMKEGEETEGSEEDDKENDKAEEMPNDSVLENKSLQENEEEEIGNLELAWDMLDLAKIIFKRQETKEAQLYAAQAHLKLGEVSVESENYVQAVEEFQSCLNLQEQYLEAHDRLLAETHYQLGLAYGYNSQYDEAVAQFSKSIEVIEKRMAVLNEQVKEAERSSAECKKEIEELKELLPEIREKIEDAKESQRSGNVAELALKATLVESSTSGFTPSGGISSVSMIASRKPTDGASSSNCVTDISHLVRKKRKPEEESPRKDDAKKAKQEPEVNGGSGDAVSSGNEVLENTEEAENQAESRVAVEGTVEAGATVESTAC encoded by the exons tctgGATGTGGATAGTGAAGCTAAGAAATTACTGGGTTTAGGACAGAAACATCTGGTGATGGGGGATATTCCAGCAGCTGTCAATGCATTCCAGGAAGCAGCTAGTCTTTT aGGTAAGAAGTATGGAGAGACAGCTAATGAGTGTGGAGAAGCTTTCTTTTTCTATGGGAAATCACTTCTGGAGTTGGCAAG AATGGAGAATGGTGTGTTGGGAAATGCCTTGGAAGGTGTGCatgtggaagaggaagaaggagaaaaaacagAAGATGAATCTCTGGTAGAAAATAATGATAACATAGATG AGGAAGCAAGGGAAGAGTTGAGAGAACAGGTTTATGACGCcatgggagaaaaagaagaagccaaaaaaacagaagacaagTCTTTGGCAAAACCTGAAACTGATAAAGAACAGGAGAGTGAAATGGAGAAGGGTGGAAGAGAAGATATGGAGATAAGTGAATCTGCAGTGGAGCCACAGGAAAAAGTTGACTTGACTCTAGATCGGTTAACTGAAACCTCTGAAGAGGCAAAAGGAGGAGCAGCACCAGAAGGGCCAAATGAAGCTGAGGTCCCTTCTGGGAAGCCAGAACAGGAAGTACCAGATGCTGAGGAAGAACAATCAGTTTCTGGAACTGATGTCCAAGAAGAGTACAGAGAAAAAGGAGGTCAGGAGAAGCAGGGAGAGGTAATTGTAAGCGTAGAGGAGAAGCCAAATGAAGTTTCAGAAGAGCGGCCTGTGGTGACTCTAGAAAAGCAGGGCACTGCAGTGGAGGTAGAAGCAGAGTCTTTAGACCCGACAGCCAAACCAGTGGATGTGGGTGGGGACGAGCCAGAGGAGAAGGTAGTTACCTCTGATAATGATGCAGGAAAGGCAGTTCTTGAGCAGCTGGTAGGTCAAGAAGTGCCATCTGCTGAAGAGTTGCCAGAGGTGACAGCAGAGGCTACAAAGGCTGGATCAGAGCCTGGGCAGGAGGCTACAGTTCTCCCTAAAGATGGTGCCATCAGTGGACCGTCAGCTGTAGGAGACCAGATTTCTGTTGAACCACAGGCTTCTatagaaagacagacagaaataAAAGATGGCTCAGGACTAGAGGAGAAGGTCAGGGCAAAGCTGGTTCCTAGTCAGGAAGAGACTAAGCTGTCTGTAGAAGAGTTTGAGGCAGCTGGAAATTGGGTTGATACCAAGGTAGCCCAGGGAGCTACTGAGAAATCACCTGAAGACAAAGTTCAGATAGCTGCTAATGAAGAGACACAAGAGAGAGAAGAACAGATGAAAGAGGGTGAAG AAACTGAAGGCTCAGAAGAggatgataaagaaaatgataaggctgaagaaatgccaaatgattCAGTCCTTGAAAACAAG TCTCTTCAGGAAAACGAAGAGGAAGAGATTGGGAACCTAGAACTTGCCTGGGATATGCTGGATTTAGcaaagatcatttttaaaag GCAAGAAACAAAAGAAGCCCAGCTTTATGCTGCCCAGGCGCATCTTAAACTCGGAGAAGTCAGTGTTGAATCTG AGAACTATGTACAAGCTGTGGAGGAATTCCAGTCCTGCCTAAACCTTCAGGAACAGTACTTGGAAGCCCACGACCGTCTCCTTGCAGAGACCCACTACCAGCTGGGCTTGGCTTATGGGTACAACTCTCAGTATGATGAGGCAGTTGCACAGTTCAGCAAATCTATTGAAGTTATTGAGAAAAGAATGG CTGTACTAAATGAGCAGGTGAAGGAGGCTGAACGATCATCTGCTGAATGtaagaaagaaattgaggagCTGAAGGAACTGCTACCTGAAATTAGAGAGAAGATAGAAGATGCAAAGGAGTCTCAGCGTAGTGGGAATGTAGCTGAACTAGCTCTGAAAGCTACTCTG GTGGAGAGCTCTACTTCAGGTTTCACTCCTAGTGGAGGAATCTCTTCAGTCTCTATG ATTGCCAGTAGAAAGCCAACAGATGGTGCTTCCTCATCAAATTGTGTAACTGATATTTCCCACCTCGTTAGAAAGAAG AGGAAACCAGAGGAAGAGAGTCCCCGGAAAGATGATGCAAAGAAAGCCAAACAAGAGCCGGAGGTGAATGGAGGCAGTGGGGATGCCGTCTCCAGTGGAAATGAAGTTTTGGAAAACACAGAGGAG GCTGAGAATCAGGCTGAAAGCCGAGTGGCAGTGGAGGGGACAGTGGAGGCTGGAGCTACAGTTGAAAGCACTGCATGTTAA
- the NASP gene encoding nuclear autoantigenic sperm protein isoform X4: protein MATESTAAAAELVSADKIEDVPAPSTSADKVESLDVDSEAKKLLGLGQKHLVMGDIPAAVNAFQEAASLLGKKYGETANECGEAFFFYGKSLLELARMENGVLGNALEGVHVEEEEGEKTEDESLVENNDNIDEEAREELREQVYDAMGEKEEAKKTEDKSLAKPETDKEQESEMEKGGREDMEISESAVEPQEKVDLTLDRLTETSEEAKGGAAPEGPNEAEVPSGKPEQEVPDAEEEQSVSGTDVQEEYREKGGQEKQGEVIVSVEEKPNEVSEERPVVTLEKQGTAVEVEAESLDPTAKPVDVGGDEPEEKVVTSDNDAGKAVLEQLVGQEVPSAEELPEVTAEATKAGSEPGQEATVLPKDGAISGPSAVGDQISVEPQASIERQTEIKDGSGLEEKVRAKLVPSQEETKLSVEEFEAAGNWVDTKVAQGATEKSPEDKVQIAANEETQEREEQMKEGEETEGSEEDDKENDKAEEMPNDSVLENKSLQENEEEEIGNLELAWDMLDLAKIIFKRQETKEAQLYAAQAHLKLGEVSVESENYVQAVEEFQSCLNLQEQYLEAHDRLLAETHYQLGLAYGYNSQYDEAVAQFSKSIEVIEKRMAVLNEQVKEAERSSAECKKEIEELKELLPEIREKIEDAKESQRSGNVAELALKATLVESSTSGFTPSGGISSVSMIASRKPTDGASSSNCVTDISHLVRKKRKPEEESPRKDDAKKAKQEPEVNGGSGDAVSSGNEVLENTEEAENQAESRVAVEGTVEAGATVESTAC from the exons tctgGATGTGGATAGTGAAGCTAAGAAATTACTGGGTTTAGGACAGAAACATCTGGTGATGGGGGATATTCCAGCAGCTGTCAATGCATTCCAGGAAGCAGCTAGTCTTTT aGGTAAGAAGTATGGAGAGACAGCTAATGAGTGTGGAGAAGCTTTCTTTTTCTATGGGAAATCACTTCTGGAGTTGGCAAG AATGGAGAATGGTGTGTTGGGAAATGCCTTGGAAGGTGTGCatgtggaagaggaagaaggagaaaaaacagAAGATGAATCTCTGGTAGAAAATAATGATAACATAGATG AGGAAGCAAGGGAAGAGTTGAGAGAACAGGTTTATGACGCcatgggagaaaaagaagaagccaaaaaaacagaagacaagTCTTTGGCAAAACCTGAAACTGATAAAGAACAGGAGAGTGAAATGGAGAAGGGTGGAAGAGAAGATATGGAGATAAGTGAATCTGCAGTGGAGCCACAGGAAAAAGTTGACTTGACTCTAGATCGGTTAACTGAAACCTCTGAAGAGGCAAAAGGAGGAGCAGCACCAGAAGGGCCAAATGAAGCTGAGGTCCCTTCTGGGAAGCCAGAACAGGAAGTACCAGATGCTGAGGAAGAACAATCAGTTTCTGGAACTGATGTCCAAGAAGAGTACAGAGAAAAAGGAGGTCAGGAGAAGCAGGGAGAGGTAATTGTAAGCGTAGAGGAGAAGCCAAATGAAGTTTCAGAAGAGCGGCCTGTGGTGACTCTAGAAAAGCAGGGCACTGCAGTGGAGGTAGAAGCAGAGTCTTTAGACCCGACAGCCAAACCAGTGGATGTGGGTGGGGACGAGCCAGAGGAGAAGGTAGTTACCTCTGATAATGATGCAGGAAAGGCAGTTCTTGAGCAGCTGGTAGGTCAAGAAGTGCCATCTGCTGAAGAGTTGCCAGAGGTGACAGCAGAGGCTACAAAGGCTGGATCAGAGCCTGGGCAGGAGGCTACAGTTCTCCCTAAAGATGGTGCCATCAGTGGACCGTCAGCTGTAGGAGACCAGATTTCTGTTGAACCACAGGCTTCTatagaaagacagacagaaataAAAGATGGCTCAGGACTAGAGGAGAAGGTCAGGGCAAAGCTGGTTCCTAGTCAGGAAGAGACTAAGCTGTCTGTAGAAGAGTTTGAGGCAGCTGGAAATTGGGTTGATACCAAGGTAGCCCAGGGAGCTACTGAGAAATCACCTGAAGACAAAGTTCAGATAGCTGCTAATGAAGAGACACAAGAGAGAGAAGAACAGATGAAAGAGGGTGAAG AAACTGAAGGCTCAGAAGAggatgataaagaaaatgataaggctgaagaaatgccaaatgattCAGTCCTTGAAAACAAG TCTCTTCAGGAAAACGAAGAGGAAGAGATTGGGAACCTAGAACTTGCCTGGGATATGCTGGATTTAGcaaagatcatttttaaaag GCAAGAAACAAAAGAAGCCCAGCTTTATGCTGCCCAGGCGCATCTTAAACTCGGAGAAGTCAGTGTTGAATCTG AGAACTATGTACAAGCTGTGGAGGAATTCCAGTCCTGCCTAAACCTTCAGGAACAGTACTTGGAAGCCCACGACCGTCTCCTTGCAGAGACCCACTACCAGCTGGGCTTGGCTTATGGGTACAACTCTCAGTATGATGAGGCAGTTGCACAGTTCAGCAAATCTATTGAAGTTATTGAGAAAAGAATGG CTGTACTAAATGAGCAGGTGAAGGAGGCTGAACGATCATCTGCTGAATGtaagaaagaaattgaggagCTGAAGGAACTGCTACCTGAAATTAGAGAGAAGATAGAAGATGCAAAGGAGTCTCAGCGTAGTGGGAATGTAGCTGAACTAGCTCTGAAAGCTACTCTG GTGGAGAGCTCTACTTCAGGTTTCACTCCTAGTGGAGGAATCTCTTCAGTCTCTATG ATTGCCAGTAGAAAGCCAACAGATGGTGCTTCCTCATCAAATTGTGTAACTGATATTTCCCACCTCGTTAGAAAGAAG AGGAAACCAGAGGAAGAGAGTCCCCGGAAAGATGATGCAAAGAAAGCCAAACAAGAGCCGGAGGTGAATGGAGGCAGTGGGGATGCCGTCTCCAGTGGAAATGAAGTTTTGGAAAACACAGAGGAG GCTGAGAATCAGGCTGAAAGCCGAGTGGCAGTGGAGGGGACAGTGGAGGCTGGAGCTACAGTTGAAAGCACTGCATGTTAA
- the NASP gene encoding nuclear autoantigenic sperm protein isoform X13, whose translation MATESTAAAAELVSADNLDVDSEAKKLLGLGQKHLVMGDIPAAVNAFQEAASLLGKKYGETANECGEAFFFYGKSLLELARMENGVLGNALEGVHVEEEEGEKTEDESLVENNDNIDETEGSEEDDKENDKAEEMPNDSVLENKSLQENEEEEIGNLELAWDMLDLAKIIFKRQETKEAQLYAAQAHLKLGEVSVESENYVQAVEEFQSCLNLQEQYLEAHDRLLAETHYQLGLAYGYNSQYDEAVAQFSKSIEVIEKRMAVLNEQVKEAERSSAECKKEIEELKELLPEIREKIEDAKESQRSGNVAELALKATLVESSTSGFTPSGGISSVSMIASRKPTDGASSSNCVTDISHLVRKKRKPEEESPRKDDAKKAKQEPEVNGGSGDAVSSGNEVLENTEEAENQAESRVAVEGTVEAGATVESTAC comes from the exons tctgGATGTGGATAGTGAAGCTAAGAAATTACTGGGTTTAGGACAGAAACATCTGGTGATGGGGGATATTCCAGCAGCTGTCAATGCATTCCAGGAAGCAGCTAGTCTTTT aGGTAAGAAGTATGGAGAGACAGCTAATGAGTGTGGAGAAGCTTTCTTTTTCTATGGGAAATCACTTCTGGAGTTGGCAAG AATGGAGAATGGTGTGTTGGGAAATGCCTTGGAAGGTGTGCatgtggaagaggaagaaggagaaaaaacagAAGATGAATCTCTGGTAGAAAATAATGATAACATAGATG AAACTGAAGGCTCAGAAGAggatgataaagaaaatgataaggctgaagaaatgccaaatgattCAGTCCTTGAAAACAAG TCTCTTCAGGAAAACGAAGAGGAAGAGATTGGGAACCTAGAACTTGCCTGGGATATGCTGGATTTAGcaaagatcatttttaaaag GCAAGAAACAAAAGAAGCCCAGCTTTATGCTGCCCAGGCGCATCTTAAACTCGGAGAAGTCAGTGTTGAATCTG AGAACTATGTACAAGCTGTGGAGGAATTCCAGTCCTGCCTAAACCTTCAGGAACAGTACTTGGAAGCCCACGACCGTCTCCTTGCAGAGACCCACTACCAGCTGGGCTTGGCTTATGGGTACAACTCTCAGTATGATGAGGCAGTTGCACAGTTCAGCAAATCTATTGAAGTTATTGAGAAAAGAATGG CTGTACTAAATGAGCAGGTGAAGGAGGCTGAACGATCATCTGCTGAATGtaagaaagaaattgaggagCTGAAGGAACTGCTACCTGAAATTAGAGAGAAGATAGAAGATGCAAAGGAGTCTCAGCGTAGTGGGAATGTAGCTGAACTAGCTCTGAAAGCTACTCTG GTGGAGAGCTCTACTTCAGGTTTCACTCCTAGTGGAGGAATCTCTTCAGTCTCTATG ATTGCCAGTAGAAAGCCAACAGATGGTGCTTCCTCATCAAATTGTGTAACTGATATTTCCCACCTCGTTAGAAAGAAG AGGAAACCAGAGGAAGAGAGTCCCCGGAAAGATGATGCAAAGAAAGCCAAACAAGAGCCGGAGGTGAATGGAGGCAGTGGGGATGCCGTCTCCAGTGGAAATGAAGTTTTGGAAAACACAGAGGAG GCTGAGAATCAGGCTGAAAGCCGAGTGGCAGTGGAGGGGACAGTGGAGGCTGGAGCTACAGTTGAAAGCACTGCATGTTAA
- the NASP gene encoding nuclear autoantigenic sperm protein isoform X7, whose translation MGDIPAAVNAFQEAASLLGKKYGETANECGEAFFFYGKSLLELARMENGVLGNALEGVHVEEEEGEKTEDESLVENNDNIDEEAREELREQVYDAMGEKEEAKKTEDKSLAKPETDKEQESEMEKGGREDMEISESAVEPQEKVDLTLDRLTETSEEAKGGAAPEGPNEAEVPSGKPEQEVPDAEEEQSVSGTDVQEEYREKGGQEKQGEVIVSVEEKPNEVSEERPVVTLEKQGTAVEVEAESLDPTAKPVDVGGDEPEEKVVTSDNDAGKAVLEQLVGQEVPSAEELPEVTAEATKAGSEPGQEATVLPKDGAISGPSAVGDQISVEPQASIERQTEIKDGSGLEEKVRAKLVPSQEETKLSVEEFEAAGNWVDTKVAQGATEKSPEDKVQIAANEETQEREEQMKEGEETEGSEEDDKENDKAEEMPNDSVLENKSLQENEEEEIGNLELAWDMLDLAKIIFKRQETKEAQLYAAQAHLKLGEVSVESENYVQAVEEFQSCLNLQEQYLEAHDRLLAETHYQLGLAYGYNSQYDEAVAQFSKSIEVIEKRMAVLNEQVKEAERSSAECKKEIEELKELLPEIREKIEDAKESQRSGNVAELALKATLVESSTSGFTPSGGISSVSMIASRKPTDGASSSNCVTDISHLVRKKRKPEEESPRKDDAKKAKQEPEVNGGSGDAVSSGNEVLENTEEAENQAESRVAVEGTVEAGATVESTAC comes from the exons ATGGGGGATATTCCAGCAGCTGTCAATGCATTCCAGGAAGCAGCTAGTCTTTT aGGTAAGAAGTATGGAGAGACAGCTAATGAGTGTGGAGAAGCTTTCTTTTTCTATGGGAAATCACTTCTGGAGTTGGCAAG AATGGAGAATGGTGTGTTGGGAAATGCCTTGGAAGGTGTGCatgtggaagaggaagaaggagaaaaaacagAAGATGAATCTCTGGTAGAAAATAATGATAACATAGATG AGGAAGCAAGGGAAGAGTTGAGAGAACAGGTTTATGACGCcatgggagaaaaagaagaagccaaaaaaacagaagacaagTCTTTGGCAAAACCTGAAACTGATAAAGAACAGGAGAGTGAAATGGAGAAGGGTGGAAGAGAAGATATGGAGATAAGTGAATCTGCAGTGGAGCCACAGGAAAAAGTTGACTTGACTCTAGATCGGTTAACTGAAACCTCTGAAGAGGCAAAAGGAGGAGCAGCACCAGAAGGGCCAAATGAAGCTGAGGTCCCTTCTGGGAAGCCAGAACAGGAAGTACCAGATGCTGAGGAAGAACAATCAGTTTCTGGAACTGATGTCCAAGAAGAGTACAGAGAAAAAGGAGGTCAGGAGAAGCAGGGAGAGGTAATTGTAAGCGTAGAGGAGAAGCCAAATGAAGTTTCAGAAGAGCGGCCTGTGGTGACTCTAGAAAAGCAGGGCACTGCAGTGGAGGTAGAAGCAGAGTCTTTAGACCCGACAGCCAAACCAGTGGATGTGGGTGGGGACGAGCCAGAGGAGAAGGTAGTTACCTCTGATAATGATGCAGGAAAGGCAGTTCTTGAGCAGCTGGTAGGTCAAGAAGTGCCATCTGCTGAAGAGTTGCCAGAGGTGACAGCAGAGGCTACAAAGGCTGGATCAGAGCCTGGGCAGGAGGCTACAGTTCTCCCTAAAGATGGTGCCATCAGTGGACCGTCAGCTGTAGGAGACCAGATTTCTGTTGAACCACAGGCTTCTatagaaagacagacagaaataAAAGATGGCTCAGGACTAGAGGAGAAGGTCAGGGCAAAGCTGGTTCCTAGTCAGGAAGAGACTAAGCTGTCTGTAGAAGAGTTTGAGGCAGCTGGAAATTGGGTTGATACCAAGGTAGCCCAGGGAGCTACTGAGAAATCACCTGAAGACAAAGTTCAGATAGCTGCTAATGAAGAGACACAAGAGAGAGAAGAACAGATGAAAGAGGGTGAAG AAACTGAAGGCTCAGAAGAggatgataaagaaaatgataaggctgaagaaatgccaaatgattCAGTCCTTGAAAACAAG TCTCTTCAGGAAAACGAAGAGGAAGAGATTGGGAACCTAGAACTTGCCTGGGATATGCTGGATTTAGcaaagatcatttttaaaag GCAAGAAACAAAAGAAGCCCAGCTTTATGCTGCCCAGGCGCATCTTAAACTCGGAGAAGTCAGTGTTGAATCTG AGAACTATGTACAAGCTGTGGAGGAATTCCAGTCCTGCCTAAACCTTCAGGAACAGTACTTGGAAGCCCACGACCGTCTCCTTGCAGAGACCCACTACCAGCTGGGCTTGGCTTATGGGTACAACTCTCAGTATGATGAGGCAGTTGCACAGTTCAGCAAATCTATTGAAGTTATTGAGAAAAGAATGG CTGTACTAAATGAGCAGGTGAAGGAGGCTGAACGATCATCTGCTGAATGtaagaaagaaattgaggagCTGAAGGAACTGCTACCTGAAATTAGAGAGAAGATAGAAGATGCAAAGGAGTCTCAGCGTAGTGGGAATGTAGCTGAACTAGCTCTGAAAGCTACTCTG GTGGAGAGCTCTACTTCAGGTTTCACTCCTAGTGGAGGAATCTCTTCAGTCTCTATG ATTGCCAGTAGAAAGCCAACAGATGGTGCTTCCTCATCAAATTGTGTAACTGATATTTCCCACCTCGTTAGAAAGAAG AGGAAACCAGAGGAAGAGAGTCCCCGGAAAGATGATGCAAAGAAAGCCAAACAAGAGCCGGAGGTGAATGGAGGCAGTGGGGATGCCGTCTCCAGTGGAAATGAAGTTTTGGAAAACACAGAGGAG GCTGAGAATCAGGCTGAAAGCCGAGTGGCAGTGGAGGGGACAGTGGAGGCTGGAGCTACAGTTGAAAGCACTGCATGTTAA
- the NASP gene encoding nuclear autoantigenic sperm protein isoform X6, whose amino-acid sequence MATESTAAAAELVSADKIEDVPAPSTSADKVERGKKYGETANECGEAFFFYGKSLLELARMENGVLGNALEGVHVEEEEGEKTEDESLVENNDNIDEEAREELREQVYDAMGEKEEAKKTEDKSLAKPETDKEQESEMEKGGREDMEISESAVEPQEKVDLTLDRLTETSEEAKGGAAPEGPNEAEVPSGKPEQEVPDAEEEQSVSGTDVQEEYREKGGQEKQGEVIVSVEEKPNEVSEERPVVTLEKQGTAVEVEAESLDPTAKPVDVGGDEPEEKVVTSDNDAGKAVLEQLVGQEVPSAEELPEVTAEATKAGSEPGQEATVLPKDGAISGPSAVGDQISVEPQASIERQTEIKDGSGLEEKVRAKLVPSQEETKLSVEEFEAAGNWVDTKVAQGATEKSPEDKVQIAANEETQEREEQMKEGEETEGSEEDDKENDKAEEMPNDSVLENKSLQENEEEEIGNLELAWDMLDLAKIIFKRQETKEAQLYAAQAHLKLGEVSVESENYVQAVEEFQSCLNLQEQYLEAHDRLLAETHYQLGLAYGYNSQYDEAVAQFSKSIEVIEKRMAVLNEQVKEAERSSAECKKEIEELKELLPEIREKIEDAKESQRSGNVAELALKATLVESSTSGFTPSGGISSVSMIASRKPTDGASSSNCVTDISHLVRKKRKPEEESPRKDDAKKAKQEPEVNGGSGDAVSSGNEVLENTEEAENQAESRVAVEGTVEAGATVESTAC is encoded by the exons aGGTAAGAAGTATGGAGAGACAGCTAATGAGTGTGGAGAAGCTTTCTTTTTCTATGGGAAATCACTTCTGGAGTTGGCAAG AATGGAGAATGGTGTGTTGGGAAATGCCTTGGAAGGTGTGCatgtggaagaggaagaaggagaaaaaacagAAGATGAATCTCTGGTAGAAAATAATGATAACATAGATG AGGAAGCAAGGGAAGAGTTGAGAGAACAGGTTTATGACGCcatgggagaaaaagaagaagccaaaaaaacagaagacaagTCTTTGGCAAAACCTGAAACTGATAAAGAACAGGAGAGTGAAATGGAGAAGGGTGGAAGAGAAGATATGGAGATAAGTGAATCTGCAGTGGAGCCACAGGAAAAAGTTGACTTGACTCTAGATCGGTTAACTGAAACCTCTGAAGAGGCAAAAGGAGGAGCAGCACCAGAAGGGCCAAATGAAGCTGAGGTCCCTTCTGGGAAGCCAGAACAGGAAGTACCAGATGCTGAGGAAGAACAATCAGTTTCTGGAACTGATGTCCAAGAAGAGTACAGAGAAAAAGGAGGTCAGGAGAAGCAGGGAGAGGTAATTGTAAGCGTAGAGGAGAAGCCAAATGAAGTTTCAGAAGAGCGGCCTGTGGTGACTCTAGAAAAGCAGGGCACTGCAGTGGAGGTAGAAGCAGAGTCTTTAGACCCGACAGCCAAACCAGTGGATGTGGGTGGGGACGAGCCAGAGGAGAAGGTAGTTACCTCTGATAATGATGCAGGAAAGGCAGTTCTTGAGCAGCTGGTAGGTCAAGAAGTGCCATCTGCTGAAGAGTTGCCAGAGGTGACAGCAGAGGCTACAAAGGCTGGATCAGAGCCTGGGCAGGAGGCTACAGTTCTCCCTAAAGATGGTGCCATCAGTGGACCGTCAGCTGTAGGAGACCAGATTTCTGTTGAACCACAGGCTTCTatagaaagacagacagaaataAAAGATGGCTCAGGACTAGAGGAGAAGGTCAGGGCAAAGCTGGTTCCTAGTCAGGAAGAGACTAAGCTGTCTGTAGAAGAGTTTGAGGCAGCTGGAAATTGGGTTGATACCAAGGTAGCCCAGGGAGCTACTGAGAAATCACCTGAAGACAAAGTTCAGATAGCTGCTAATGAAGAGACACAAGAGAGAGAAGAACAGATGAAAGAGGGTGAAG AAACTGAAGGCTCAGAAGAggatgataaagaaaatgataaggctgaagaaatgccaaatgattCAGTCCTTGAAAACAAG TCTCTTCAGGAAAACGAAGAGGAAGAGATTGGGAACCTAGAACTTGCCTGGGATATGCTGGATTTAGcaaagatcatttttaaaag GCAAGAAACAAAAGAAGCCCAGCTTTATGCTGCCCAGGCGCATCTTAAACTCGGAGAAGTCAGTGTTGAATCTG AGAACTATGTACAAGCTGTGGAGGAATTCCAGTCCTGCCTAAACCTTCAGGAACAGTACTTGGAAGCCCACGACCGTCTCCTTGCAGAGACCCACTACCAGCTGGGCTTGGCTTATGGGTACAACTCTCAGTATGATGAGGCAGTTGCACAGTTCAGCAAATCTATTGAAGTTATTGAGAAAAGAATGG CTGTACTAAATGAGCAGGTGAAGGAGGCTGAACGATCATCTGCTGAATGtaagaaagaaattgaggagCTGAAGGAACTGCTACCTGAAATTAGAGAGAAGATAGAAGATGCAAAGGAGTCTCAGCGTAGTGGGAATGTAGCTGAACTAGCTCTGAAAGCTACTCTG GTGGAGAGCTCTACTTCAGGTTTCACTCCTAGTGGAGGAATCTCTTCAGTCTCTATG ATTGCCAGTAGAAAGCCAACAGATGGTGCTTCCTCATCAAATTGTGTAACTGATATTTCCCACCTCGTTAGAAAGAAG AGGAAACCAGAGGAAGAGAGTCCCCGGAAAGATGATGCAAAGAAAGCCAAACAAGAGCCGGAGGTGAATGGAGGCAGTGGGGATGCCGTCTCCAGTGGAAATGAAGTTTTGGAAAACACAGAGGAG GCTGAGAATCAGGCTGAAAGCCGAGTGGCAGTGGAGGGGACAGTGGAGGCTGGAGCTACAGTTGAAAGCACTGCATGTTAA